From the Spiroplasma sp. BIUS-1 genome, one window contains:
- the tuf gene encoding elongation factor Tu — translation MAKEAFDRSLPHVNIGTIGHVDHGKTTLTAAITKVLAEKGGAEFKDYANIDNAPEERERGITINTSHVEYKTENRHYAHVDCPGHADYVKNMITGAAQMDGGILVVAATDGPMPQTREHILLSRQVGVPAIVVFLNKCDMVDDEELIDLVEMEVRDLLSAYDFDGDGAPVVRGSALGALNGDAKWVAQVEELMKSVDEYIPTPTRDTDKTFLMPVEDVFTITGRGTVATGRVERGVVRVNDEVEIVGLVEDSKKVVVTGLEMFRKLLDFAEAGDNVGALLRGVDRNDIERGQVLAKPGTIKPHTKLNASVYALTQEEGGRHKPFFNKYRPQFYFRTTDVTGEVHLPSGTDMVMPGDNVELVVELIKPIAVEQGTKFSIREGGRTIGAGTVVSIVE, via the coding sequence ATGGCAAAAGAAGCATTTGACCGTAGTTTACCTCACGTTAACATTGGAACAATCGGACACGTTGACCACGGTAAAACTACTTTAACAGCTGCAATTACAAAAGTATTAGCAGAAAAAGGTGGAGCAGAATTCAAAGATTACGCAAATATTGATAATGCACCAGAAGAAAGAGAAAGAGGTATTACAATTAATACTTCTCACGTTGAATATAAAACAGAAAACAGACACTACGCACACGTAGACTGTCCTGGACATGCCGATTATGTTAAAAACATGATCACAGGAGCTGCACAAATGGATGGTGGAATCCTAGTTGTTGCTGCAACTGACGGGCCAATGCCACAAACAAGAGAACACATCTTATTATCAAGACAAGTTGGAGTACCAGCTATCGTTGTTTTCTTAAACAAATGTGACATGGTTGATGACGAAGAATTAATCGACTTAGTTGAAATGGAAGTTAGAGACTTATTATCAGCTTATGACTTTGACGGAGACGGAGCACCAGTTGTTCGTGGATCTGCTTTAGGAGCTTTAAATGGAGATGCTAAATGAGTAGCTCAAGTTGAAGAACTAATGAAATCAGTTGACGAATACATCCCAACTCCAACTCGTGATACAGATAAAACTTTCCTAATGCCTGTAGAAGACGTATTTACAATTACAGGACGTGGAACAGTTGCAACTGGTAGAGTTGAACGTGGAGTTGTTAGAGTTAACGACGAAGTTGAAATTGTTGGATTAGTAGAAGACAGTAAAAAAGTTGTTGTTACAGGATTAGAAATGTTTAGAAAATTACTAGACTTTGCTGAAGCTGGAGATAACGTTGGAGCATTATTAAGAGGGGTTGACAGAAACGACATCGAACGTGGACAAGTTCTTGCAAAACCAGGAACAATCAAACCTCATACAAAATTAAACGCATCAGTTTATGCTTTAACACAAGAAGAAGGTGGAAGACACAAACCATTCTTCAACAAATACCGTCCTCAATTCTACTTTAGAACTACAGACGTTACTGGAGAAGTTCACTTACCAAGTGGAACAGACATGGTTATGCCTGGAGATAACGTTGAATTAGTTGTTGAATTAATCAAACCAATCGCTGTTGAACAAGGTACAAAATTCTCAATCCGTGAAGGTGGAAGAACTATTGGTGCTGGAACAGTTGTTTCAATCGTTGAATAA
- a CDS encoding GIY-YIG nuclease family protein: protein MNLKLQYKLVYKIKNSRDPRLKSFSEEYIINRISKFKKTRTVLNYEDVKLINDKVPGTYLIYSLTNGKLAFCYVGESTNVFERFKQHINGFRNGKDRLYSKMRKKVKELEDISFMVLDEIEDQNERLKKETYYIYTMKSKFFSLNSKLVNRRLRCPSGHGMVRSFMTYDKEAEKLNLIVYGRCVNKHCNITFVIK from the coding sequence ATGAACTTAAAATTACAATACAAACTAGTGTACAAAATAAAAAATTCAAGAGACCCAAGACTTAAATCGTTTTCTGAAGAATATATTATTAACAGAATATCTAAGTTTAAGAAAACTAGAACAGTTTTAAATTATGAAGATGTAAAACTAATAAACGATAAAGTACCAGGAACATATTTAATTTATTCACTAACTAATGGTAAATTAGCTTTTTGTTATGTAGGAGAATCTACAAATGTGTTTGAAAGATTTAAACAACACATCAATGGTTTTAGAAATGGTAAAGATCGTCTCTATTCTAAAATGAGAAAAAAAGTAAAAGAGCTAGAAGATATAAGTTTTATGGTTTTAGATGAAATTGAAGATCAAAACGAAAGACTAAAAAAAGAAACTTATTATATTTACACAATGAAATCTAAATTCTTTTCATTAAACTCAAAACTTGTGAATAGAAGATTGAGATGTCCAAGTGGTCATGGAATGGTAAGAAGTTTTATGACCTATGATAAAGAAGCTGAAAAATTAAATTTAATAGTTTATGGAAGATGTGTAAATAAACATTGTAATATAACCTTTGTAATAAAATAA
- the fusA gene encoding elongation factor G has product MPREYSLDMTRNFGIMAHIDAGKTTTTERILFHTGKIHKIGETHEGESQMDWMAQEQERGITITSAATTAFWADHRFNIIDTPGHVDFTVEVERSLRVLDGAVAVLDGQSGVEPQTETVWRQATTYRVPRVVFVNKMDKTGADFLYSVKTIGDRLGAKAAPIQLPIGAEDQFSGIIDLVEMKAWGFDGAADEIAKEIEIPADLKDKAEELRAQLVEMAVEYDEELMMKFLDGGEITIPELKSAIRKGVISAEFFPVLAGSAFKNKGVKLLLDAVVDYLPSPLDVPAIKGVLPDGSEAERPAADNAPFAALAFKIMTDPFVGKLTFFRVYSGVLTKGSYVLNATKDKKERVGRLLKMHANNREEIEEVYAGDIAAAVGLKDTTTGDTLTDEKNEIILESMVFPEPVIHLALEPKTKADQEKLGLSLNKLSEEDPTFRTYTDEETGQTIIAGMGELHLDIIVDRLKREFKVETNVGAPQVSYRETIKGSAKVEGKYVKQSGGRGQYGHVVIEFEPNHDKGFEWVDKIVGGKISKEYINAARVGLENALQNGVIAGFPMIDVKATIVDGSYHDVDSNEMAYKIAASMALKEAAKKVNPVLLEPIMSVEVTVPDEYYGDVMGNISSKRGLIEGSEQRGNAQTIKSKVPLSEMFGYATELRSFTQGRGNYTMIFSHYNEAPKNIAEEIIKKQGK; this is encoded by the coding sequence AGGTAAAATTCACAAAATTGGTGAAACTCACGAAGGTGAATCACAAATGGACTGAATGGCACAAGAACAAGAACGTGGTATTACAATTACTTCTGCTGCAACAACAGCATTCTGAGCAGATCACAGATTTAACATCATTGATACTCCTGGTCACGTTGACTTCACAGTTGAAGTTGAAAGATCATTAAGAGTTCTTGATGGAGCTGTAGCTGTATTGGACGGTCAAAGTGGGGTTGAACCTCAAACTGAAACTGTTTGAAGACAAGCAACAACATATAGAGTACCTAGAGTAGTTTTTGTTAACAAAATGGATAAAACAGGAGCTGACTTTTTATACTCAGTAAAAACAATCGGAGATAGATTAGGGGCAAAAGCTGCACCTATTCAATTACCAATTGGAGCAGAAGATCAATTCAGCGGAATCATTGATTTAGTTGAAATGAAAGCTTGAGGATTCGACGGAGCTGCAGATGAAATTGCAAAAGAAATCGAAATTCCTGCTGACTTAAAAGACAAAGCAGAAGAATTAAGAGCGCAATTAGTTGAAATGGCTGTTGAATATGATGAAGAATTAATGATGAAATTCTTAGATGGTGGAGAAATCACAATTCCAGAATTAAAATCAGCAATTCGTAAAGGAGTAATCTCTGCTGAATTTTTCCCAGTATTAGCTGGATCAGCATTTAAAAACAAAGGTGTTAAATTATTATTAGACGCAGTTGTTGATTACTTACCTTCTCCATTAGATGTACCTGCTATTAAAGGGGTATTACCTGATGGAAGCGAAGCAGAAAGACCTGCTGCAGATAATGCACCATTCGCTGCTTTAGCATTTAAAATTATGACTGACCCATTTGTTGGGAAATTAACATTCTTCAGAGTTTACTCAGGAGTTCTAACAAAAGGAAGTTATGTATTAAACGCAACTAAAGATAAAAAAGAACGTGTTGGACGTTTATTAAAAATGCACGCCAACAACCGTGAAGAAATCGAAGAAGTTTATGCTGGAGATATCGCAGCAGCTGTTGGATTAAAAGATACAACAACTGGTGATACTCTTACAGATGAAAAAAACGAAATTATCTTAGAATCAATGGTATTCCCAGAACCAGTTATCCACTTAGCATTAGAACCAAAAACTAAAGCTGACCAAGAAAAACTAGGGTTATCATTAAACAAATTATCAGAAGAAGATCCAACTTTCAGAACTTATACAGATGAAGAAACTGGACAAACAATCATCGCCGGAATGGGTGAGTTACACTTAGACATTATTGTTGACCGTCTAAAAAGAGAATTCAAAGTTGAAACAAACGTTGGAGCACCTCAAGTTTCATATCGTGAAACAATTAAAGGTTCAGCAAAAGTTGAAGGTAAATATGTTAAACAATCAGGAGGACGTGGACAATATGGTCACGTTGTGATTGAATTCGAACCAAACCATGACAAAGGGTTTGAATGAGTTGATAAAATTGTTGGGGGTAAAATCTCAAAAGAATACATCAACGCTGCAAGAGTTGGGCTTGAAAATGCCTTACAAAACGGGGTTATCGCTGGGTTCCCAATGATAGATGTTAAAGCAACAATTGTTGATGGATCATACCATGATGTCGACTCAAACGAAATGGCATATAAAATTGCTGCATCAATGGCACTAAAAGAAGCTGCTAAAAAAGTTAACCCAGTACTTTTAGAACCAATTATGTCAGTTGAAGTTACTGTACCAGATGAATACTACGGAGATGTAATGGGTAACATTTCATCAAAACGTGGTCTAATCGAAGGATCAGAACAAAGAGGAAACGCACAAACTATTAAGTCTAAAGTTCCTCTATCAGAAATGTTTGGTTATGCAACTGAGTTGCGTTCATTTACTCAAGGACGTGGAAATTACACAATGATTTTCAGTCACTATAATGAAGCACCAAAAAACATTGCTGAAGAAATTATCAAAAAACAAGGTAAATAA
- a CDS encoding ABC transporter permease subunit, with the protein MNLNIKESFYKNNILILSPIKINMKLFLTITGCWTAFVILILTLSHFTSSYSTISNGIIEIKIPNNQGGSSVFSEGILSIGWVYSQIFITFGSVFYGLYALILIYKIISKEVASAQISLWLTQPISRNQLVITKYISIFAMLSITYLFQLVMLLSFSLFTYDYKDYFVNILLGGLQNYVYIFFIYTLFFLIANIFLEKVLVVNVICIVILSLMLLSSTLEMMLMVSQSGDNTMIKISKFMGPQIFLTDVFPYAKNLEPHEIIVKEQILPNGGSIIEKLILDKIDKVNILKYILCNLAMIVISNLSLFITMNIFKRKSFNI; encoded by the coding sequence ATGAACTTAAATATTAAAGAGAGTTTCTATAAAAATAATATTCTTATCCTAAGCCCTATAAAAATAAATATGAAATTGTTTTTAACTATAACGGGGTGTTGGACTGCTTTTGTTATTTTAATTTTAACCTTATCACATTTTACATCTTCTTATTCTACAATATCCAATGGTATTATAGAAATTAAAATACCAAACAACCAAGGCGGCAGTTCTGTTTTTAGTGAAGGGATATTGTCAATTGGTTGAGTATATAGCCAGATTTTTATTACTTTTGGAAGTGTTTTTTATGGATTATATGCTTTAATACTAATTTACAAAATAATTTCAAAAGAAGTTGCTAGTGCTCAAATTTCGCTGTGACTTACACAACCCATTTCTAGAAATCAACTAGTTATAACCAAATATATTTCAATTTTTGCCATGTTATCTATTACTTATTTATTTCAACTTGTGATGCTTTTATCATTTTCTTTATTTACTTACGACTATAAAGATTATTTTGTAAATATCCTATTAGGTGGTTTACAAAACTATGTATACATATTTTTTATATATACATTATTCTTCTTGATAGCGAACATTTTTTTAGAGAAAGTTTTAGTGGTGAATGTAATATGTATAGTCATTTTATCTCTAATGCTGTTATCTTCAACATTAGAGATGATGTTGATGGTTTCCCAATCAGGAGATAATACAATGATTAAAATTTCTAAATTTATGGGGCCTCAAATATTTTTAACGGATGTTTTCCCATATGCAAAGAATTTAGAACCACATGAAATTATTGTTAAAGAGCAGATATTACCAAATGGTGGATCAATTATAGAGAAACTAATTTTGGATAAAATTGATAAAGTCAATATACTTAAATATATATTGTGTAATTTAGCAATGATAGTAATATCTAATTTGAGTTTGTTTATAACAATGAACATATTCAAAAGAAAATCATTTAATATTTAG
- the pepF gene encoding oligoendopeptidase F — protein MKRKNAQEKYKWDFSHLYKNIEQWNEDLEKAKLINEKISSLKGSLNLEDNFNRYLILEEEKDLVLTKLNQYAHLIDIDQTSNANQELNSKLENLYQEFKIKNSFLLNELKEIGEEKIFEWLEKNNKQSFKYYFRTFFKSSKFILSKNEEELMSKLERSRNAVGNLYDSLAYADRQLEKIFWNGEEQELTTSLYREIMVDSHPIEDQEKRKEASKLYFKNFVGRKHSFAKIYEAIIQEQYENRNIRNYNSILEMNLFDDQVDEKIYLKLIQAGKENIQPFKKYNNLIKKIYGFEKFYSTDRLLKISKEYNKTFTVEQGKEVVINSLKVLGQEYQDKLEIALKDNLIDFYEDDNKSDGAYSSGGNGVDPIILMNWDDKLGSVNTLAHEIGHSVHTLFADESQEYPMNNYPIILAEVASTFNEHLLFDYLFSNTKDFEEKKYLLQQRIFDLISTFYRQIQFADFEYSAHKLVEDEEIVTTEILKDLFVKKQNEFGYDDFEDSQEANYSWPYISHFFQSPFYVYKYAIDLVASFKLYSDFKNNNSTSILSFLKMGGSKEPLETLKDVGVDFMDENTYTPLIEEINNLVDQLEKMIK, from the coding sequence ATGAAAAGAAAAAATGCACAAGAAAAATATAAATGAGATTTCTCACATTTATATAAAAACATTGAACAGTGAAATGAAGACTTAGAAAAGGCAAAATTAATAAATGAAAAAATTTCTAGTTTAAAAGGTTCTTTAAATTTAGAAGATAATTTTAATAGATATTTAATTTTAGAGGAGGAAAAAGATTTAGTATTAACAAAATTAAATCAGTATGCTCATTTGATTGATATTGATCAAACAAGTAATGCCAATCAAGAGTTAAACTCCAAGTTAGAAAATTTATACCAAGAGTTTAAAATAAAGAATTCTTTTTTATTAAATGAACTTAAAGAAATTGGAGAGGAAAAAATATTTGAGTGATTAGAAAAAAACAACAAACAAAGTTTTAAATATTACTTTAGAACTTTTTTCAAATCTTCAAAATTTATACTTTCTAAAAACGAAGAAGAGCTTATGAGCAAGTTGGAGAGAAGTAGAAATGCAGTTGGAAATCTATATGACTCTCTGGCATATGCTGACAGACAATTAGAAAAAATATTTTGAAATGGAGAAGAACAAGAACTTACAACATCTCTTTATAGAGAAATTATGGTGGATTCCCACCCCATAGAAGATCAAGAGAAAAGAAAAGAAGCAAGTAAATTGTATTTTAAAAACTTTGTAGGAAGAAAACACAGTTTTGCAAAAATATATGAAGCAATAATTCAAGAACAATATGAAAATAGAAATATAAGAAATTATAATTCTATTTTAGAAATGAATCTTTTTGATGATCAAGTTGATGAAAAAATATATCTTAAACTTATACAAGCGGGTAAGGAAAATATTCAACCATTTAAGAAATACAACAATTTAATAAAAAAAATATATGGATTTGAAAAGTTTTATTCTACAGATAGATTATTAAAAATATCAAAAGAATATAATAAAACATTTACAGTTGAACAAGGTAAAGAAGTTGTAATAAATTCTTTAAAAGTTTTAGGACAAGAATATCAAGATAAGTTAGAAATAGCTTTAAAAGATAATTTAATAGATTTTTATGAAGATGATAATAAATCTGATGGAGCTTATTCTTCAGGAGGAAATGGAGTTGATCCAATTATACTTATGAACTGAGATGATAAACTTGGTTCTGTAAATACATTGGCTCACGAAATCGGACACTCTGTACATACACTTTTTGCTGATGAGTCACAAGAATACCCAATGAACAACTATCCAATAATATTGGCAGAAGTTGCTTCTACTTTCAATGAACATTTGTTATTTGATTATTTATTTTCAAATACAAAAGATTTTGAAGAAAAAAAATACTTATTACAACAAAGAATTTTTGATTTAATATCAACATTTTATAGACAAATACAATTTGCTGATTTTGAATATAGTGCTCATAAGTTGGTAGAAGATGAAGAAATTGTAACAACTGAAATTTTAAAAGATCTTTTTGTGAAAAAACAAAACGAGTTTGGTTATGATGATTTTGAAGATAGTCAAGAAGCAAACTATTCATGACCTTACATTTCTCACTTTTTCCAATCACCGTTTTATGTTTATAAATATGCAATAGATTTAGTTGCTAGTTTTAAACTGTACAGTGATTTTAAGAATAATAATAGCACAAGCATTTTAAGTTTTTTAAAAATGGGTGGTTCAAAAGAACCTCTTGAAACTTTAAAAGATGTTGGAGTAGATTTCATGGATGAGAATACATATACTCCTTTAATAGAAGAAATTAACAACTTAGTTGATCAATTAGAAAAAATGATAAAATAA
- a CDS encoding M17 family metallopeptidase gives MITNNGPQFSLTLKAVESKQTVNDLVIKEDGAATLISEDKIVYYYVGDKKSLKDLGNNLERLIKANKYDLNIDVDSFLSIFIEQEETFQKIIESVVFASHKDLDYKETSGEPKSINFMFDEEYTPLYEASMIKMEYMDFARDLQDLPPNIGTSVEIANRLVEKAKGVPNVKVTVYDKKQIEALGMGLLLSVNAGSHVEARVVVMEYASDSSKKKTALVGKGITFDTGGYNLKPSNFIENMKFDMSGAAIVSSTVMALAKAKAKVNVVSIALLTDNRIGGHATLTESVITSMNGKTVEITNTDAEGRLVLADGLTFAVRETKADRAITVATLTGSIAIALGKWFNGTFSPSEEFYSEFEEAAQKAQESIWRMPLIDDHLKAMQCSKVADLANSEPGREAGSSTAAAFLNSFAEGKEYIHLDIAATADADKRGRAPMLRTMFELLNK, from the coding sequence ATGATAACAAATAACGGACCACAATTCTCACTAACACTAAAAGCAGTTGAATCAAAGCAAACTGTTAATGATTTAGTTATAAAAGAGGATGGAGCTGCAACATTAATTAGTGAAGACAAAATTGTTTACTATTATGTTGGAGATAAAAAAAGCCTAAAAGATTTAGGTAATAACTTAGAAAGATTAATAAAAGCAAATAAATATGACTTAAACATAGATGTTGATTCATTCTTATCAATTTTTATTGAACAAGAAGAAACATTCCAAAAAATAATTGAGTCAGTGGTTTTTGCATCACACAAAGATCTTGATTATAAAGAAACTTCAGGTGAACCAAAATCAATCAACTTTATGTTTGATGAAGAATACACACCATTATATGAAGCTTCAATGATTAAAATGGAATACATGGATTTTGCAAGAGATCTACAAGACTTACCACCAAACATTGGTACTTCAGTGGAAATTGCAAACAGATTAGTTGAAAAAGCTAAAGGTGTACCAAATGTAAAAGTTACAGTATATGATAAAAAACAAATTGAAGCTTTAGGTATGGGGTTATTACTTTCAGTTAATGCTGGAAGCCATGTTGAAGCAAGAGTTGTTGTTATGGAATATGCATCAGATTCTTCTAAAAAGAAAACTGCATTAGTTGGTAAAGGTATAACTTTCGATACAGGAGGATATAACTTAAAACCTTCAAACTTTATTGAAAACATGAAATTTGATATGTCAGGAGCAGCAATTGTTTCTTCAACAGTTATGGCTCTTGCAAAAGCAAAAGCAAAAGTTAATGTTGTGTCAATTGCACTATTAACAGATAACAGAATTGGTGGACATGCTACACTTACTGAATCAGTTATAACATCAATGAATGGTAAAACTGTAGAAATCACAAACACAGATGCTGAAGGAAGATTAGTATTAGCTGATGGGCTTACATTTGCTGTAAGAGAAACAAAAGCTGATAGAGCAATTACAGTTGCTACTTTAACTGGTTCAATCGCAATAGCATTAGGTAAATGATTCAATGGTACATTCTCTCCAAGTGAAGAGTTCTACTCAGAATTTGAAGAAGCTGCTCAAAAAGCACAAGAATCAATTTGAAGAATGCCTTTAATTGATGATCACTTAAAAGCAATGCAATGTTCAAAAGTAGCTGACTTAGCTAACTCAGAACCTGGTAGAGAAGCTGGTTCATCAACTGCAGCAGCATTCTTAAATTCATTTGCTGAAGGAAAAGAATACATTCACTTAGACATAGCAGCAACAGCTGATGCTGACAAACGTGGTAGAGCACCAATGTTAAGAACTATGTTTGAATTATTAAATAAATAG
- a CDS encoding ABC transporter ATP-binding protein produces MLFLNNVSKIYNSDSGNVDITLRIDEGQVYGIVGPNGAGKTTLIRQILGFIKPDVGEVILFGKNPFLNQKEIMKTSGYISGEISLYESLTGIQYLMMISKLKGNVDWDFIEKLVDFFSLDINKKIKKMSKGMKQKVAIISAVMHKPKLLVLDEPTSGLDIAASEQFKELLFRLKNDFRTTIIICSHIFDEIAKVCDKVGFLKDGRLIKEYDLKVAKIKEIEEELIQILKNKNVEDLF; encoded by the coding sequence ATGCTATTTTTAAATAATGTTTCGAAAATTTACAATAGTGATAGTGGAAATGTAGATATAACTTTAAGAATTGACGAAGGACAAGTATACGGAATAGTTGGACCTAATGGGGCAGGAAAAACAACCCTTATTAGACAAATATTAGGTTTTATAAAACCAGATGTTGGAGAAGTTATTTTATTTGGTAAAAATCCATTTTTGAATCAAAAGGAAATAATGAAAACATCAGGATATATATCTGGTGAAATTTCTTTATATGAATCACTTACTGGAATCCAATATCTAATGATGATCTCTAAACTTAAAGGAAATGTTGATTGAGATTTTATAGAAAAACTAGTAGACTTTTTCTCTTTGGATATTAATAAAAAAATAAAAAAAATGTCAAAAGGTATGAAACAAAAAGTTGCTATAATTTCAGCTGTTATGCATAAACCAAAACTTTTAGTTTTGGATGAGCCCACAAGTGGTCTTGATATAGCTGCATCAGAACAATTTAAAGAGTTATTATTTAGACTTAAAAATGATTTTAGAACAACTATAATTATTTGCTCTCATATTTTTGATGAAATAGCTAAGGTCTGTGACAAAGTGGGTTTTTTAAAAGATGGCAGGCTGATTAAAGAATATGATCTTAAAGTTGCAAAAATAAAAGAAATCGAAGAAGAACTAATACAAATATTAAAAAACAAAAATGTGGAGGACTTATTTTAA